A genomic segment from Rubrobacter tropicus encodes:
- a CDS encoding DedA family protein translates to MLEAILAPLIHFVTETIGGYGVPAVFVLMLLESMGILIPSEAISPFAGYLVSEGRMTLFAAVTAGVLGNLVGSWVAYFIGLWGGRELWFRYGRYVGVRAHHLDVAEKWFDRYGELTVFVSRCLPVVRTFISFPAGTAKMNLTKFSVYTLLGCIPWVFALTYLGYVLGENWERIGDFLHYLDYAVAVAFIVGVVYVIWRWRSSRK, encoded by the coding sequence GTGCTCGAAGCGATCCTCGCACCGCTCATACACTTCGTAACGGAGACCATCGGCGGCTACGGCGTGCCGGCGGTCTTCGTTCTGATGCTGCTGGAGAGCATGGGGATCCTGATCCCCTCAGAGGCCATCTCACCCTTCGCCGGCTACCTGGTCTCCGAGGGCCGCATGACGCTCTTCGCCGCCGTCACGGCCGGGGTGCTCGGGAACCTGGTCGGCTCGTGGGTCGCGTACTTTATAGGGCTGTGGGGCGGTCGCGAGCTGTGGTTCCGCTACGGCAGGTACGTCGGCGTGCGGGCGCACCACCTGGACGTAGCCGAGAAGTGGTTCGACCGCTACGGCGAGCTCACGGTCTTCGTCTCCCGCTGCCTGCCCGTCGTGCGCACGTTCATCTCCTTCCCGGCCGGGACCGCGAAGATGAACCTCACGAAGTTCTCCGTCTACACGCTGCTCGGCTGTATCCCGTGGGTCTTCGCGCTGACGTACCTCGGGTACGTGCTCGGGGAGAACTGGGAGAGGATCGGGGACTTCCTCCACTACCTGGACTACGCGGTCGCCGTCGCGTTCATCGTCGGCGTGGTCTACGTCATCTGGCGCTGGCGCTCCTCGCGGAAATAG
- a CDS encoding sulfite exporter TauE/SafE family protein, translating into MDSLQQILADLDYVEYAALGVIGVVGGILSGLVGVGGGIVFVPGLVYAAGWEIQEAVAASLVIIVFSSLSGTIRNAKSDDPVDWRTAGILSLTVAPSSLIGVAISRVSPETVVQISFAVLLIALAYPTAKGRGDLNPGKRVALPLVFLAGIFIGALSGLVGVGGGVMMVPLMVLGMGLGTKRAVSTSLAVVMTTGIIGAAGYIATGFRDPEQLLSLPPLIVGSMIGAPLGVRLRDWMPEAKLRAGFGVFMVIVALRLFSEAFGLF; encoded by the coding sequence GTGGACTCTCTCCAGCAAATCCTCGCCGACCTCGATTACGTGGAGTACGCGGCCCTCGGCGTCATAGGCGTCGTCGGCGGCATCCTCTCCGGGCTGGTAGGGGTGGGTGGCGGGATCGTGTTCGTGCCTGGGCTCGTGTACGCGGCGGGGTGGGAGATCCAGGAGGCCGTCGCCGCGAGCCTGGTCATAATCGTCTTCAGCTCCCTCTCGGGCACCATCCGCAACGCCAAAAGCGACGACCCCGTCGACTGGAGGACCGCCGGTATCCTGTCTTTGACCGTGGCGCCCTCGTCCCTGATCGGGGTGGCGATAAGCCGCGTCTCGCCGGAGACGGTAGTCCAGATCTCCTTCGCAGTCCTCCTGATAGCGCTCGCGTACCCCACGGCCAAAGGCAGGGGAGACCTGAATCCCGGCAAGAGGGTGGCGCTTCCCCTGGTCTTTCTCGCGGGGATCTTTATAGGGGCCCTGTCCGGGCTGGTGGGGGTCGGGGGCGGGGTCATGATGGTACCCCTCATGGTGCTCGGGATGGGGCTCGGCACGAAGAGGGCGGTCTCGACGAGCCTCGCGGTCGTGATGACCACGGGCATCATCGGGGCGGCGGGGTACATCGCGACGGGTTTCAGGGACCCTGAGCAACTTTTGAGCCTGCCGCCGCTCATCGTCGGGTCGATGATCGGGGCGCCCCTGGGCGTGCGTCTTCGGGACTGGATGCCCGAGGCCAAGCTGCGGGCCGGGTTCGGGGTCTTCATGGTGATCGTGGCCCTTCGACTCTTTTCCGAGGCGTTCGGCCTGTTCTAG
- the lepB gene encoding signal peptidase I, with protein MPETPYYEDDHFRTSEGERPSRKKKGGGVIEYLVILLVSFALVFGFVRPFVVEAFWIPSGSMIPTLEINDRVLVNKFIYRFTEPKPGDIVVFQSVDDKDTDLIKRVVAVAGDRVSVRNGRLFVDGKPREEPFTNKKFPDRSFFAPVTVPKGHVFVMGDNRANSSDSRVFGPLPKKNIEGEAFLRFWPLDRIGPL; from the coding sequence ATGCCCGAAACGCCTTACTACGAAGACGATCATTTCCGGACCTCGGAAGGCGAACGCCCGAGCCGCAAGAAAAAGGGCGGCGGCGTCATCGAGTACCTGGTCATCCTGCTCGTCTCCTTCGCGCTCGTCTTCGGTTTCGTGCGGCCTTTCGTGGTCGAGGCGTTCTGGATACCTTCGGGGAGCATGATCCCGACGCTCGAGATCAACGACAGGGTCCTCGTAAACAAGTTCATCTACCGCTTCACCGAACCGAAACCGGGAGACATCGTCGTCTTCCAGAGCGTCGACGACAAGGACACGGACCTGATAAAGCGCGTGGTCGCCGTCGCCGGCGACAGGGTGTCGGTTCGAAACGGCCGCCTCTTCGTCGACGGCAAACCCCGGGAAGAACCCTTCACGAACAAGAAGTTCCCCGACAGGAGCTTCTTCGCCCCGGTAACGGTACCCAAAGGCCACGTCTTCGTGATGGGGGACAACAGGGCCAACTCGTCCGACTCCCGCGTCTTCGGGCCGCTCCCGAAAAAGAACATAGAGGGCGAGGCCTTCCTACGCTTCTGGCCGCTGGACAGGATCGGGCCGCTCTAG